Proteins co-encoded in one Kutzneria chonburiensis genomic window:
- a CDS encoding long-chain-fatty-acid--CoA ligase has product MKSLMQDVPLTLDVVLRRCLETGVGVEVVSATPAGTVRTTWGEIGRRATALTGVLDGLGVPAGGRVATFAWNTHRHVELFLGVPCAGRVVHGVNVRLTDDEILYQLRNAGDEVLFVDASLTDRLAELADRLPVRAVVVLDDGAPVNPVFADAPRYDALVEAVRETELVPRAKPDDAAWICYTSGTTGMPKGVVSSHLACVVHSLSSMTVDSHAVSREDVLLTVTPLFHVNAWGLAYTSALANAKLVLPGRDASGAHLAELIEAEHVTVGAAVPTVWVDLVGQPHRMDSMRRVLCGGAPATRSLLDAIARRGWAFHKGWGMTEMLPSGTMQVQPPDLDLDSPAGAITRVGKPSAGVRVRLVGPDGQVLPWDGRTTGELETSGPWVIRAYLDPDDDSNDTRFHDGWLRTGDLAVIHPDATVEIVDRVKDVIKSGGEWISSLALEQALAAHPGVAEVAVVAIPDDKWGERPAAAVVAADGLAPCAEELVKFLAERVPRWWLPERIVQVDALPLTTIGKPDKKALRARLSSPSRS; this is encoded by the coding sequence GTGAAGTCGTTGATGCAGGACGTCCCGCTCACGCTCGACGTGGTGCTGCGCCGCTGCCTCGAGACCGGGGTCGGCGTGGAGGTGGTGTCGGCGACACCGGCTGGAACGGTGCGCACGACCTGGGGTGAGATCGGCCGCCGGGCTACCGCTCTGACCGGTGTGCTGGACGGGCTCGGCGTGCCGGCCGGCGGCCGGGTCGCGACCTTCGCGTGGAACACGCATCGGCACGTCGAGCTGTTCCTCGGCGTGCCCTGCGCCGGTCGCGTCGTGCACGGCGTGAACGTCCGGCTGACCGATGACGAGATCCTCTACCAGCTCCGCAACGCCGGGGACGAGGTGCTGTTCGTCGACGCCTCGCTGACCGACCGGCTGGCCGAACTGGCCGACCGGCTACCGGTCAGAGCGGTTGTCGTGCTCGACGACGGCGCACCGGTCAATCCGGTGTTCGCCGACGCGCCGCGCTACGACGCACTGGTTGAAGCGGTGCGTGAGACCGAGCTCGTGCCGCGGGCGAAGCCCGACGACGCGGCCTGGATCTGTTACACGAGTGGTACAACTGGCATGCCCAAGGGCGTGGTCTCGTCGCACCTGGCCTGTGTCGTCCACTCCTTGTCTTCCATGACCGTCGACTCGCACGCGGTGTCCCGCGAGGACGTCCTGCTCACGGTCACGCCGCTGTTCCATGTCAATGCCTGGGGCCTGGCCTATACGAGCGCCCTGGCCAACGCCAAGCTCGTGCTGCCCGGCCGCGACGCCAGCGGCGCACATCTGGCCGAGTTGATCGAGGCCGAGCACGTGACGGTCGGCGCGGCCGTGCCGACGGTGTGGGTCGACCTGGTCGGCCAGCCGCACCGGATGGATTCGATGCGCCGCGTGCTGTGCGGCGGCGCGCCCGCGACCCGATCCCTACTGGACGCCATCGCCCGCCGCGGCTGGGCCTTCCACAAGGGCTGGGGCATGACCGAGATGCTGCCCAGCGGCACCATGCAGGTGCAGCCGCCCGACCTCGACCTGGACAGCCCGGCCGGCGCGATCACCCGCGTCGGCAAGCCGTCGGCCGGCGTGCGGGTGCGGCTGGTCGGTCCCGACGGCCAGGTGCTGCCGTGGGACGGCAGGACCACGGGCGAGCTGGAGACCAGCGGACCGTGGGTGATCCGGGCCTATCTCGACCCGGACGACGACAGCAACGACACCCGCTTCCACGACGGCTGGCTGCGCACCGGCGACCTGGCGGTGATCCACCCGGACGCCACCGTGGAGATCGTCGACCGGGTCAAGGACGTGATCAAGTCCGGTGGCGAGTGGATCAGCTCGCTGGCCCTCGAGCAGGCCCTGGCCGCCCATCCCGGCGTCGCCGAGGTCGCCGTGGTGGCGATCCCGGACGACAAGTGGGGCGAGCGACCGGCCGCGGCCGTGGTGGCGGCCGACGGGCTCGCGCCGTGTGCCGAGGAGCTGGTGAAGTTCCTGGCCGAGCGGGTGCCGCGGTGGTGGCTGCCGGAGCGGATCGTGCAGGTCGACGCGCTGCCGCTGACCACCATCGGCAAGCCGGACAAGAAGGCGCTGCGGGCCCGGCTCAGCTCTCCGAGCCGGAGCTGA